A genomic stretch from Papio anubis isolate 15944 chromosome 18, Panubis1.0, whole genome shotgun sequence includes:
- the HSD3B7 gene encoding 3 beta-hydroxysteroid dehydrogenase type 7 isoform X1 — protein MPVEHRVAARGRLRARVVGVVAGRVSVPGMGQEGEGGASGRGRCVGWPALDERRGPLQASLGTLGQRLQPGMADSAQAQKLVYLVTGGCGFLGEHVVRMLLQREPRLGELRVFDRHLGPWLEELKTGPVRVTAIQGDVTEAHEVAAAVAGAHVVIHTAGLVDVFGRASPETIHEVNVQGTRNVIEACVQTGTRFLVYTSSMEVVGPNTKGHPFYRGNEDTLYEAVHRHPYPCSKALAERLVLEANGREVHGGLPLVTCALRPTGIYGEGHQIMRDFYRQGLRLGGWLFRAIPASVEHGRVYVGNVAWMHVLAARELERRAALMGGQVYFCYDGSPYKSYEDFNMEFLGPCGLQLVGARPLLPYWLLVFLAALNALLQWLLRPLVLYAPLLNPYTLAVANTTFTVSTDKAQRHFGYEPLFSWEDSRTRTILWVQAAGSSAQ, from the exons ATGCCCGTGGAGCACAGAGTGGCCGCCAGGGGGCGCCTTAGGGCAAGAGTGGTGGGGGTTGTGGCTGGGCGGGTCTCTGTTCCTGGAatggggcaggagggagaaggaggagccaGCGGAAGGGGACGGTGTGTGGGCTGGCCAGCCCTGGACGAAAGAAGAGGGCCCCTCCAGGCCAGTCTGGGCACCCTGGGGCAGCGGCTGCAG CCGGGCATGGCCGACTCTGCACAGGCTCAGAAGCTGGTGTACCTGGTCACAGGGGGCTGCGGCTTCCTGGGAGAACACGTGGTGCGAATGCTGCTGCAGCGGGAGCCCCGACTCGGGGAGCTGCGGGTCTTTGACCGACACCTGGGTCCCTGGCTGGAGGAGCTGAAGACAG GGCCTGTGAGGGTGACTGCCATCCAGGGGGACGTGACCGAGGCCCATGAGGTGGCAGCAGCTGTGGCCGGAGCCCATGTGGTCATCCACACGGCTGGGCTGGTAGACGTGTTTGGCAGGGCCAGTCCTGAGACCATCCATGAGGTCAACGTGCAGG GCACCCGGAACGTGATCGAGGCTTGTGTGCAGACTGGAACACGGTTCCTGGTCTACACCAGCAGCATGGAAGTTGTGGGGCCTAACACCAAAGGTCACCCCTTCTACAG GGGCAACGAAGACACCCTATATGAAGCAGTGCACAGGCACCCCTATCCTTGCAGCAAGGCCCTGGCTGAGCGGCTGGTCCTAGAGGCCAATGGGAGGGAG GTCCATGGGGGGCTGCCCCTGGTGACGTGTGCCCTTCGTCCCACGGGCATCTACGGTGAAGGCCACCAGATCATGAGGGACTTCTACCGCCAGGGCCTGCGCCTGGGAGGTTGGCTCTTCCGGGCCATCCCGGCCTCTGTGGAGCATGGCCGGGTCTATGTGG GCAATGTGGCCTGGATGCATGTGCTGGCAGCCCGGGAGCTGGAGCGGCGGGCAGCCCTGATGGGCGGCCAGGTGTACTTCTGCTACGACGGATCGCCCTACAAGAGCTACGAGGACTTCAACATGGAATTCCTGGGCCCCTGTGGACTGCAGCTGGTGGGTGCCCGCCCACTGCTGCCCTACTGGCTGCTGGTGTTCCTCGCTGCCCTCAATGCCCTGCTGCAGTGGCTGCTGCGGCCGCTGGTGCTCTACGCGCCCCTGCTGAACCCCTACACGCTGGCCGTGGCCAACACCACCTTCACTGTCAGCACCGACAAGGCTCAGCGCCATTTTGGCTATGAGCCCCTGTTCTCGTGGGAGGATAGCCGGACCCGCACCATTCTCTGGGTACAGGCCGCTGGGAGTTCAGCCCAGTGA
- the HSD3B7 gene encoding 3 beta-hydroxysteroid dehydrogenase type 7 isoform X2, which produces MADSAQAQKLVYLVTGGCGFLGEHVVRMLLQREPRLGELRVFDRHLGPWLEELKTGPVRVTAIQGDVTEAHEVAAAVAGAHVVIHTAGLVDVFGRASPETIHEVNVQGTRNVIEACVQTGTRFLVYTSSMEVVGPNTKGHPFYRGNEDTLYEAVHRHPYPCSKALAERLVLEANGREVHGGLPLVTCALRPTGIYGEGHQIMRDFYRQGLRLGGWLFRAIPASVEHGRVYVGNVAWMHVLAARELERRAALMGGQVYFCYDGSPYKSYEDFNMEFLGPCGLQLVGARPLLPYWLLVFLAALNALLQWLLRPLVLYAPLLNPYTLAVANTTFTVSTDKAQRHFGYEPLFSWEDSRTRTILWVQAAGSSAQ; this is translated from the exons ATGGCCGACTCTGCACAGGCTCAGAAGCTGGTGTACCTGGTCACAGGGGGCTGCGGCTTCCTGGGAGAACACGTGGTGCGAATGCTGCTGCAGCGGGAGCCCCGACTCGGGGAGCTGCGGGTCTTTGACCGACACCTGGGTCCCTGGCTGGAGGAGCTGAAGACAG GGCCTGTGAGGGTGACTGCCATCCAGGGGGACGTGACCGAGGCCCATGAGGTGGCAGCAGCTGTGGCCGGAGCCCATGTGGTCATCCACACGGCTGGGCTGGTAGACGTGTTTGGCAGGGCCAGTCCTGAGACCATCCATGAGGTCAACGTGCAGG GCACCCGGAACGTGATCGAGGCTTGTGTGCAGACTGGAACACGGTTCCTGGTCTACACCAGCAGCATGGAAGTTGTGGGGCCTAACACCAAAGGTCACCCCTTCTACAG GGGCAACGAAGACACCCTATATGAAGCAGTGCACAGGCACCCCTATCCTTGCAGCAAGGCCCTGGCTGAGCGGCTGGTCCTAGAGGCCAATGGGAGGGAG GTCCATGGGGGGCTGCCCCTGGTGACGTGTGCCCTTCGTCCCACGGGCATCTACGGTGAAGGCCACCAGATCATGAGGGACTTCTACCGCCAGGGCCTGCGCCTGGGAGGTTGGCTCTTCCGGGCCATCCCGGCCTCTGTGGAGCATGGCCGGGTCTATGTGG GCAATGTGGCCTGGATGCATGTGCTGGCAGCCCGGGAGCTGGAGCGGCGGGCAGCCCTGATGGGCGGCCAGGTGTACTTCTGCTACGACGGATCGCCCTACAAGAGCTACGAGGACTTCAACATGGAATTCCTGGGCCCCTGTGGACTGCAGCTGGTGGGTGCCCGCCCACTGCTGCCCTACTGGCTGCTGGTGTTCCTCGCTGCCCTCAATGCCCTGCTGCAGTGGCTGCTGCGGCCGCTGGTGCTCTACGCGCCCCTGCTGAACCCCTACACGCTGGCCGTGGCCAACACCACCTTCACTGTCAGCACCGACAAGGCTCAGCGCCATTTTGGCTATGAGCCCCTGTTCTCGTGGGAGGATAGCCGGACCCGCACCATTCTCTGGGTACAGGCCGCTGGGAGTTCAGCCCAGTGA